In one window of Apis mellifera strain DH4 linkage group LG12, Amel_HAv3.1, whole genome shotgun sequence DNA:
- the LOC100577381 gene encoding uncharacterized protein LOC100577381 — protein sequence MPFLKTILLLTVVGLLNLSTVAPDSAGIVEMVNGLAYGGIPYGSITGMVAKYPGFIMGQQFNSLQARQLNGFKNVQPVVITPNFRATRLAGVHPRPVQIYNVPSVVAPGVVGTISHIGY from the exons ATGCCTTTTTTAAAG ACCATTTTGCTGTTGACTGTCGTTGGTTTGCTTAACTTATCGACAGTCGCACCAGACAGCGCTGGAATAGTGGAAATGGTGAATGGATTGGCGTATG gtgGCATTCCCTACGGAAGTATAACCGGGATGGTAGCAAAGTATCCAGGATTCATCATGGGGCAACAATTTAATTCTCTTCAGGCGCGACAATTAAATGGATTCAAAAATGTACAACCAGTGGTCATCACCCCAAATTTTAGGGCGACGAGATTAGCGGGAGTGCATCCACGACCCGTGCAAATTTACAACGTTCCAAGTGTTGTTGCACCTGGTGTTGTGGGCACGATCAGCCACATaggatattaa